The Streptomyces laurentii region CGACGCCGACGAGGACGGGCGCGGAGTCGGTGAGCCCGGCCCCGGCCCGTACCGCGGCGATCCGGTCGGTACGCAGCCGGTCCCGGTCCCGGTCGGCGGTGCCGTAGTCGGCCTCGACGACGGAGCGGGTCCGGCGGGCGGTGACCAGGGTGCGGGCGACGAGCAGCGCCGTCGGCACGAGCAACAGCAGGAGCAGGACGGGGATGACGGACGCCTGCCAGCTGAGCAGGACGGGCGGTCCGGTGATCAGGCCGTCGCCGGCGCCGGGGGTACCGGATCCGTCGAGCCAGTCGGCCATCCGCTGGGCGACACCGCCCGTCATGACGCCGCCGAGGGCACAGGCCAGCATGGCGACGGCGGGACCGCCGAGTCCGCGCAGCGCGGTGCGCGGGTCCCGGCGCGGGCGGGCCAGAAGCAGGGCGACCACGCCGAGGGCGGCGACGAACGCGCCCTGAGCGAGGGTGAGGAGACCGAAGACGGTGTCGCCGGGGAGGGTGCCGGAGGAGCGCCAGCCGGGGCGGGCCCAGGCGGCGTGCACGGCGGTGAGCACGAGCAGCAGCAGGGCGGCGCCGGGCAGCCAGGAGACAAGGGCGCGTTCGAGGGTGAGGTCGAGCCGGCGCTCGCTGCGGCCCCGGCGGCAGATCACCCACAGGACGACGACGGCGAGGACGGCGATCCCGCCCTGCAGAGTCCAGCCGAGGATCTCGCGCAGGGTGCCGTGGGCGGTCCGGTGGTCCTGGGGGCCGTGGCCCTGGCGAGCGCGGCGGCGACGGTGAGGAATCCGGCGGCGGTGTGCGCGGCGCGCAGCCGGGCGACGAGCCGGCGCCCGTACCAGAAGCCGGGGCGGCCGAGGGCCGGCCGCGGGACGGCGGGCGTGGCCGGGACGGTTCCGGCCTGGGCGGTTCCGGCGGGGGTCGCGGGGTCGGCCGGGGCGTCGGAGTCGTAGCCGACGGGCGGGCGCTGGGCCTCGTACGCGCTCCAGGTGCGGTTGGACAGGTACCAGAGCAGCCCGACGAGCGCGGCGGGCGCGACGGCGGCGAGGGCGAGCCGGCGGCCGGGCGCCGACCACCAGCCGCCGCGCTCGGCGGACAGGAAGCCGAGCCAGGAGCGCTGCGCGGCGCAGGCGCCGGAGCCCGCGCACTGCCAGGCCGTCAGGTCGAGGGCGACCTCGCAGACGGCGGCGGTCAGCAGCACGGTGAGGGTGAGCGCGACCAGCCGGACGAGCACCCCGTAGAGGCGGACGAGCCCTGGCCGGCCCTCGCTGGGCGGGCGCATCCAGTGGGCGAGGTTGGCCACCATGAACGGCAGGAGCAGCAGCCACAGGGCGCGGGCGCCATTGCCGGAGGTGAGGTTGGACCAGCAGTACGCCTCGGGGACGGGCCCGTCGGCGTAGCGCTCGGGGTGTTCGTCGGCGTCGACGTCGTCCCGGCGGCGGTGCATGGCGGCGGTCTTGTCGCCGGTGATCCGCACGGTGCGCGGGTCGTCCAGCATGTCGGCCGCGGTGGTTCCGCCCACGCCGTGGACGAGCAGTTCGAGCGCCGCACCCCCGCTCTTCGGGTCGGGTGTGGCAGAAGACAATGCGGGGACTCGCTTCCTGGGTGGGAGGATCGGGAGGACGGGGTCCATGTCCGGAGTCCGGGGTGCGGATTCCGGGGCACGGATTCGGGTGCGGAGTCCGCGGTGCGGGATCCCGGGGTGCGGGATCCCGGGGTGCGGGATCCCGGGGTGCGGATTTTCGGAGTGACGCGCTCCGGGTCCGGGTCGGGGACCCCGCGCGGGGGCGCCGCGGAAATCCGGGAGAATGCGGGGAGGACGGCAGGAAGGCCCGGAAGGATGGTCCGGACGGACGGAAGACGGCGACGACGGCAGCGGGTATCAGGATCGCGGACGGACGGGCCGTGGAGCGCGGTCCTCACCGGATCCGCCGCCCTTCTCCTCTCCTACCCCGCACCATGCCCGCCCGTTCACCGGCGGGACCGGATTTTCGTCCCCTCGCCCCTCTGTTCGCTTCTTCGTCCCCTCCGAACCGTCCCCGCATCACTTCCCCCACGTTCAGCTTCCGGAAAGGACCGGCCCCGATGGTGAGTGACCATCAGAACCTGCTCGCGGAGCAGCGGCGCGCGCTGATTCTCGACGAGGTGCGCCGGCGCGGAGGTGTCCGGGTCAACGAGCTGACCCGCCGCCTCAACGTCTCCGACATGACCGTCCGCCGCGACCTGGACGTCCTGGCCCGGCAGGGCATGGTGGCGAAGGTGCACGGTGGGGCGGTACCGGTGGTGGAGGCGAGCACCCACGAGCCGGGCTTCGAGGCCAAGTCGGCGCTGGAGCTGGACGCCAAGGAGGAGATCGCACGGGTGGCCGCCGCGATGGTGCGGCCGGGTACCGCGATCGCTCTGTCGGGCGGCACCACCACGTACGCGCTGGCCCGGCATCTGCTGGACGTACCGGATCTGACGGTGGTGACGAACTCGGTGCGGGTCGCGGACGTCTTCCACGAGTCCCGGAACATCAGTTCGGGAGGCGAGTCGCGGCCCGGTGCGGCGACGGTCGTCCTCACGGGCGGGGTACGGACTCCGTCGGACGCGCTGGTCGGCCCCGTGGCCGATCAGGCGATCCGCTCGCTGCACTTCGACGCCCTGTTCCTCGGGGTGCACGGCATCTCGGTGGCGGCCGGCCTGTCGACGCCGAACCTGGCGGAGGCCGAGACCAACCGGCGGCTGATGCGCTCGGCCCGGCGGGTGGTGGTGGTCGCGGACCACACCAAGTGGGGGACGCTGGGCCTGAGTTCCTTCGCGCGGCTCGACGAGGTGGACGTGCTGGTGACGGACCGGGGTCTGTCGGACGAGGTACGCGCCGAGATGGCCGAGCACCTGCCGGGACTGGTCGTCGCGGGCGAGGAGGCGGGCGGCGGACCGGTCTCCGGGCAGGAATCCGGGACGGGATCGGGGACGAGATCGGGGCCGGAGTCCGGGACCCGGTCCGGGGCGGCCCCGGGTCAGGTCTCCGGGGACGCCGTCGCGCCGGGCGGCGGTTCCGGTGCGAGCAGCGGGCCGGCGTCGGGATGAGCCGCTTCCGGGTCGAGCGGGCCGTGGCGCTGCCGCCCGCCGAGGTGTGGCGCCGCCTCACCGACTGGCCGGCGCACGGCGAACGGATCCCCTTCACCCGTACGACCGTGCTCACACCGGGCCCGAACCGGGTCGGGACCCGGTTCACGGCCCGGACCCGGGTGGGCCGGTTCGGTTTCGACGACCCTATGGAGATCGTACGGTTCGAGCCACCCGGCCCCGAGGGCCGGACGGGCGTGTGCGGGCTGGAGAAACACGGCCGGGTGGTCCGCGGCCGGGCCGTCTTCGAGGTGACCGGTACGGGTCCGGGCAGCCGGGTCGTGTGGCGGGAGGAGTTGCGGCTGCGCGGCGTACCGGGCGTGCTCGATCCCGTACTGGCCGCGGTGGGACGGGTGGTCTTCGGCCGGGCGCTCGACGGCCTGCTGGGAAACGGGACGGCCGTCGGCTAAGGTGTGCGCCCCCTCGGGCCGTCTGGGGCAAGTCCCTCCCGGCCCGCCCGCCGCACTCCCGGAGGTCCGGTCATGCAGCGCCGACTGAGGCCGGTGGAACTCGACTTCGTCACGTCCGCACCCACACGGCTGGTCTTCACCACCGAGTTGACCGCGCCGCCCGCCGCCGTCTACCGGTCCCTCGCGGTGGAGGTCGGCAGCTGGTCCGCCTGGTTCCGGGCGGTGCGCTCCGCCACGCCCACCCGTGACGGCACGGGCCGGACCATCCTGCTGACCGGCGGCGGCCGCATGGAGGAGACGATCATGGCGGCCGAGCCGGACAGCCGCTACGTCTACCGGATCGACACGATCAACGCCCCGGGCGTCACGGCGCTGATGGAGGAGTGGGCGCTGTCCCCCACCTCCACCGGCGGCACCCGGGTCCGCTGGACCATGGCCACCGCCGGCAACTTCCCCTACACCCTTGTGCTGCGACTGGCCCGGCCCGGCTTCACCCTGTCGTTCCGCGACGCGATGCGACAGCTCGACCGGCGGCTCACTCCGGCCAGACGCCCGTCTCCAGGAACCGGTCGATAGCGGCGGTGTACGGCGCGATGTCGAGGCCCTGCCCGGCCAGCCACTCGTCCGAGTAGTACCGGTCGAGGTAGCGCTCGCCGGGGTCGCAGATCAGCGTGACGACGCTGCCGGTGCGCCCCTCGGCGACCATCTCGCCGACGATCTTCAACGCGCTCCACAGTCCGGTGCCGGTCGAGCCGCCCGCCTTGCGGCCGATGACGTTCTCCAGGACGCGGACGGCGGCCACGCTCGCCGCGTCGGGCACCTTCATCATGCGGTCGATGGCGCCGGGGACGAAGCTCGGCTCCATCCGGGGCCGGCCGATGCCCTCGATCCGGGAGCCGCAGTCGGCGGTGGCGTCGGGGTCGTGGCGCAGCCACCCGTCGAAGAAACAGGAGTTCTCGGGGTCGGCGACGCACACGCTGGTGTCGAACTGCATGTAGTGCACATAGCGCGCGATGGTCGCCGAGGTGCCGCCGGTGCCGGCCGTGGCCACGATCCACGCGGGCTCCGGGTAGCGCTCCAGCTTCAGCTGCTCGTACATCGATTCGGCGATGTTGTTGTTGCCCCGCCAGTCGGTGGCCCGCTCGGCGTAGGTGAACTGGTCCATGTAGTGGCCACCGGTGCGCGCGGCGAGCGCCGCGGCCTCGTCGTACATGGTCCGCGAGTCGTCGACGAAGTGGCACTGACCGCCGTGGAACTCGATCAGACGGCACTTCTCGGGGCTGGTGGTGCGCGGCATGACGGCGATGAACGGCACGCCGATCAGCTTGGCGAAGTACGCCTCGGAGACGGCGGTCGAGCCGCTGGACGCCTCGATGACGGGCGCGCCGGGCCGGATCCAGCCGTTGCACAGGCCGTAGAGGAAGAGCGAGCGGGCGAGCCGGTGCTTCAGGCTGCCGGTGGGGTGCGTCGACTCGTCCTTGAGGTAGAGGTCGATGCCCCAGCTGTCGGGCAGCGGGAAGCGCAGGAGGTGGGTGTCGGCCGAGCGGTTGGCGTCGGCGTGCACCTTGCGGACGGCTTCCTTGAGCCAGGAGCGGTAGGCGGGGTCGCTGCGGTCGACGTCCACGGTCGCCAGGGGACGGTCGGTGGTGGTCATGAGTGCCTCTTCTCGTCGTGCCCACAGGGCTGGCCCCAGGTAACCGACAATACCCCTCCCACCTGGGCAAACGTTCCCTTTGAGACTCCATAGGGGAGCCTTGGGAGGGCGTCGGAGAGCGCTGTGGGAGGGCCGCGGGAGGGCCCCTTCGGCCGCCGTGCGGCGACATCGCGGGGGAGGGCTGCTGGTGCCGGACGCGACGGCCCGGCACACTGGAGTCAGGCATTCTGCGCTAAGGGGGCGGGAGCACCATGTCACAGCCCGAGTTCACGGCCACGGGGGTCCGCATCGACCGATGGCCCCGGTCCCTGACCCGCGCGGGGGAGGTCCGCATCGAGGACGGCCGCTTCGCCCTGCTGACGAGTTACGGCAGTGAGATCGACAGCGCGCCGCTCGGTTCGGTCCGGGCCGGCCGGCCCTGGTTCGCGAAGGCCGACGAGGCGGTGGCCACGGTCAACGGCACGCGGTACCGGATCTCCGGTTCGGCCTCGGGGCGAATGCTCGACGCGCTGCGCAAGGCGGTGTCCCGGTCCCGGTCCTGACGGCGGGGCACCCCGCGTTCGCCGGTGGCCCGCCCGCCGTCCGGGGCAGGCGGCGGAGGACGCCGTGCGCCGCCCGCGTCATCCCCGCCCCGGGGCGGGTCGCCGCGAGTTGCGGGGCTGTCACCACTGGTTCACCCTGGAACCACCTCACCGAGGGTGCCACGGCGGTGACGCCGCGAGCCGGCGCCCACCGCCCGGCTCCTCGTCGCATGACAGATCCGAATCGCCGTCTTCCGAATCTCCGTCTTCCGGACCTACTTCGGGGAGTCGCAGCCGTGATCAGCGAGCCCAGCAGGTATTGCACGGTGGAGCTCCAGGCCCTGCCGTCGCGGATCGGTCAGGTCCGCAGAATCGTTTCCGCGCATCTGCGCTACTGGCAGCTCGACGCCTTGATCGACCATGCGTCGCTCGGTGTCACCGAGCTCCTGACGAACGTCCACCGGCACGCGCTGCCGGACAAGCTCTGCACCGTCGAGGTCGCGCTGCTGCTCGACCATCTCACCATCTCCGTACGCGACAACGATCCGCGGATGCCGGGCACCGGCCAACCGAGCCCCCACGCGGACGAGTTCGCCACCTCCGGGCGCGGCCTCGCCATCATCGAGGCGCTGAGCGAGAGCTGGGGCGCCCGCCCGCAGGACGCGGGCAAGGTCGTCTGGTTCACGCTCCAGGCCCCGCCCTCCCCCGTCGCCTTGGCGCCGCACGCGCACTCCGTACGGGGCGCCACGACCGACGGGCCGTTCGCCGACCGCGCCCTGGAGATCGTGCCGTTCCTCATGGCGGACGAACCGCTGCACGCGGCGGCGGGACGGTCCGCGCTGGCCGGCTGAGCGCCCCCCGAGCGGGACGCGGGGTCCTGAGTACGGCGCGCGGGGCGAGGGCCGCGCCGGTGGCCGGCGGCGGGCCGCGGTGCTCACGCCCGCCGTCCCTTGTCCCCCGTCGCGAGGCGGCCGAACTGCTCCTCCAGGACGGTCAGCCGCCGCCAGTACTCGTCCTCGTCGATCTCGCCGGCGGCGAAGCGGCGGCCGAGCAGCGCGATCGGCGACCGGTCGGCGGCGGAGGAGGTGGCGCCGGGGCCGCCCCAGCCGCGGACACCGTGCGGACGGCGCCCGCCGAACCGGCGCAGCACGGTGATCACCGCGATGATCACGGCCGCCCAGACGAACGGGACGAAGACGATCCACGGGCCGGGGCCCGCGTAGGCCAGAGTGTTCATCGTCGGTCAGCTCCTCGGTGTGTGTCCCGACTGCTCGATGGTTCGAGACTGCCGCGCGAGCGGCCCGGAAGCGTCGTACGGCCGGGGCCTCCTCGCGTACCCCGGCGGGAGTAGCCGGGCTCCGGCCGGCTGCTCCCTCGACTCTGTACCTACTGGTATGTACAGTACGGGCATGAGCGCGAACGCGTCCGAGCGACTGATCGAGGCCACCCGCGAGCTGCTGTGGGAGCGGGGGTACGTCGGGACCAGCCCCAAGGCCATCCAGCAGGCGGCGGGCGCCGGCCAGGGCAGCATGTACCACCACTTCGCCGGCAAGCCCGCTCTCGCGCTCGCCGCGATCCGGCGGACCGCCGAGGAGCTGCGGGCGGCGGCCGAGACCGAGCTGGGCGGGACGGGTCCGGCGTACACCCGGATCGAGGCCTACCTGCTGCGCGAGCGCGACGTGCTGCGCGGCTGCCCGGTCGGCCGGCTGACGATGGACCCGGACGTGATGGCGGACGCGGAGCTGCGCGCGCCGGTCGACGAGACGCTGGACTGGCTGCGCGGCCGGCTCGCCGAAATCCTCCAGGAGGGCCTGGACAGCGGGGAGTTCAGCCCCTCGCTGGACGCCCGGGAGACCGCCGCCGCGATCGTCGCGACCGCCCAGGGCGGCTACGTCCTGGCCCGCGCCGCCGGTTCTCCGGCCGCCTTCGACACCGCCGTACGCGGCCTGCTCGCGCTGCTGTCCCCCCGTACCGCCCACTGATCCGCCCCTGATCAGCCCCTGGTCCGTGCCCTCCCCCGGATCCGGACCGTCGTTCCGCCGCTCGCCACTCGCCGCTCGCCGCTCGCCGACCTCAGGAGCCCGTCCCGTGCACGCCATGCAGTACGACATCACGCTGCCCGCCGACTACGACATGGGCGTCATCCGCACCCGGGTCGCGACCCGCGGTCATCTGCTCGACGACTTCCCCGGGCTCGGCCTCAAGGCGTATCTGATGCGCGAACGGGCCGACGGCTCGCCGGTGAACCAGTACGCGCCGTTCTATCTGTGGGCCGAGGCGGCCGGGATGAACGCCTTCCTCTGGGGGCCCGGATTCCAGGGCATCGTGAACGACTTCGGGC contains the following coding sequences:
- a CDS encoding regulatory protein (ATP binding site [chemical binding];~G-X-G motif;~Histidine kinase-, DNA gyrase B-, and HSP90-like ATPase; pfam02518;~Histidine kinase-like ATPase domain; pfam13581;~Mg2+ binding site [ion binding];~identified by MetaGeneAnnotator; putative;~regulatory protein [Streptomyces venezuelae ATCC10712]); the protein is MELQALPSRIGQVRRIVSAHLRYWQLDALIDHASLGVTELLTNVHRHALPDKLCTVEVALLLDHLTISVRDNDPRMPGTGQPSPHADEFATSGRGLAIIEALSESWGARPQDAGKVVWFTLQAPPSPVALAPHAHSVRGATTDGPFADRALEIVPFLMADEPLHAAAGRSALAG
- a CDS encoding hypothetical protein (identified by MetaGeneAnnotator; putative;~sequence version:1), whose product is MSRFRVERAVALPPAEVWRRLTDWPAHGERIPFTRTTVLTPGPNRVGTRFTARTRVGRFGFDDPMEIVRFEPPGPEGRTGVCGLEKHGRVVRGRAVFEVTGTGPGSRVVWREELRLRGVPGVLDPVLAAVGRVVFGRALDGLLGNGTAVG
- a CDS encoding tetR family transcriptional regulator (Helix-turn-helix domains; cl00088;~TetR family transcriptional regulator [Amycolatopsis mediterranei U32];~identified by MetaGeneAnnotator; putative); its protein translation is MSANASERLIEATRELLWERGYVGTSPKAIQQAAGAGQGSMYHHFAGKPALALAAIRRTAEELRAAAETELGGTGPAYTRIEAYLLRERDVLRGCPVGRLTMDPDVMADAELRAPVDETLDWLRGRLAEILQEGLDSGEFSPSLDARETAAAIVATAQGGYVLARAAGSPAAFDTAVRGLLALLSPRTAH
- a CDS encoding hypothetical protein (identified by MetaGeneAnnotator; putative;~sequence version:1) — its product is MQRRLRPVELDFVTSAPTRLVFTTELTAPPAAVYRSLAVEVGSWSAWFRAVRSATPTRDGTGRTILLTGGGRMEETIMAAEPDSRYVYRIDTINAPGVTALMEEWALSPTSTGGTRVRWTMATAGNFPYTLVLRLARPGFTLSFRDAMRQLDRRLTPARRPSPGTGR
- a CDS encoding cysteine synthase (Cysteine synthase [Aminoacid transport and metabolism]; COG0031;~Tryptophan synthase beta superfamily (fold type II); this family of pyridoxal phosphate (PLP)-dependent enzymes catalyzes beta-replacement and beta-elimination reactions. This CD corresponds to aminocyclopropane-1-carboxylate deaminase (ACCD), tryptophan...; cl00342;~catalytic residue [active];~cysteine synthase [Rhodococcus jostii RHA1];~identified by MetaGeneAnnotator; putative;~pyridoxal 5'-phosphate binding pocket [chemical binding]), whose amino-acid sequence is MTTTDRPLATVDVDRSDPAYRSWLKEAVRKVHADANRSADTHLLRFPLPDSWGIDLYLKDESTHPTGSLKHRLARSLFLYGLCNGWIRPGAPVIEASSGSTAVSEAYFAKLIGVPFIAVMPRTTSPEKCRLIEFHGGQCHFVDDSRTMYDEAAALAARTGGHYMDQFTYAERATDWRGNNNIAESMYEQLKLERYPEPAWIVATAGTGGTSATIARYVHYMQFDTSVCVADPENSCFFDGWLRHDPDATADCGSRIEGIGRPRMEPSFVPGAIDRMMKVPDAASVAAVRVLENVIGRKAGGSTGTGLWSALKIVGEMVAEGRTGSVVTLICDPGERYLDRYYSDEWLAGQGLDIAPYTAAIDRFLETGVWPE
- a CDS encoding integral membrane protein (Integral membrane protein [Streptomyces fulvissimus DSM40593];~UniProt-pubmed:11572948; UniProt-pubmed:20624727; UniProt-pubmed:16956972; UniProt-pubmed:21463507; UniProt-pubmed:18375553; UniProt-pubmed:20581206; UniProt-pubmed:12000953; UniProt-pubmed:20064060; UniProt-pubmed:21551298;~identified by MetaGeneAnnotator; putative), yielding MSSATPDPKSGGAALELLVHGVGGTTAADMLDDPRTVRITGDKTAAMHRRRDDVDADEHPERYADGPVPEAYCWSNLTSGNGARALWLLLLPFMVANLAHWMRPPSEGRPGLVRLYGVLVRLVALTLTVLLTAAVCEVALDLTAWQCAGSGACAAQRSWLGFLSAERGGWWSAPGRRLALAAVAPAALVGLLWYLSNRTWSAYEAQRPPVGYDSDAPADPATPAGTAQAGTVPATPAVPRPALGRPGFWYGRRLVARLRAAHTAAGFLTVAAALARATAPRTTGPPTAPCARSSAGLCRAGSPSSPSSSCG
- a CDS encoding deoR-family transcriptional regulator (DeoR-family transcriptional regulator [Streptomyces albus J1074];~Helix-turn-helix domains; cl00088;~SugarP_isomerase: Sugar Phosphate Isomerase family; includes type A ribose 5-phosphate isomerase (RPI_A), glucosamine-6-phosphate (GlcN6P) deaminase, and 6-phosphogluconolactonase (6PGL). RPI catalyzes the reversible conversion of ribose-5-phosphate to...; cl00339;~Transcriptional regulators of sugar metabolism [Transcription / Carbohydrate transportand metabolism]; COG1349;~identified by MetaGeneAnnotator; putative), translating into MVSDHQNLLAEQRRALILDEVRRRGGVRVNELTRRLNVSDMTVRRDLDVLARQGMVAKVHGGAVPVVEASTHEPGFEAKSALELDAKEEIARVAAAMVRPGTAIALSGGTTTYALARHLLDVPDLTVVTNSVRVADVFHESRNISSGGESRPGAATVVLTGGVRTPSDALVGPVADQAIRSLHFDALFLGVHGISVAAGLSTPNLAEAETNRRLMRSARRVVVVADHTKWGTLGLSSFARLDEVDVLVTDRGLSDEVRAEMAEHLPGLVVAGEEAGGGPVSGQESGTGSGTRSGPESGTRSGAAPGQVSGDAVAPGGGSGASSGPASG
- a CDS encoding hypothetical protein (identified by MetaGeneAnnotator; putative;~sequence version:1), producing the protein MNTLAYAGPGPWIVFVPFVWAAVIIAVITVLRRFGGRRPHGVRGWGGPGATSSAADRSPIALLGRRFAAGEIDEDEYWRRLTVLEEQFGRLATGDKGRRA
- a CDS encoding hypothetical protein (Hypothetical protein XNR_0071 [Streptomyces albus J1074];~identified by MetaGeneAnnotator; putative) — its product is MSQPEFTATGVRIDRWPRSLTRAGEVRIEDGRFALLTSYGSEIDSAPLGSVRAGRPWFAKADEAVATVNGTRYRISGSASGRMLDALRKAVSRSRS